One genomic region from Pseudomonas sp. R5-89-07 encodes:
- the znuC gene encoding zinc ABC transporter ATP-binding protein ZnuC, producing MSNALIRLEQVGVTFAGQNVLDNIALSVEPGQIVTLIGPNGAGKTTLVRAVLGLLKPDRGSVWRKPKLRVGYMPQKLHVDPTLPLSVLRFLRLVPGVDRARAQAALKEVGAEQVIDSPVQSISGGEMQRVLLARALLREPELLVLDEPVQGVDVAGQAELYSLITRLRDRHGCGVLMVSHDLHLVMSTTDQVVCLNRHVCCSGHPEQVSGDPAFVELFGKNAQSLAIYHHHHDHAHDLHGAVVDDPAAPHPHVHGDSCKHG from the coding sequence ATGAGCAACGCGTTAATCCGCCTGGAACAGGTCGGGGTCACGTTCGCCGGGCAAAACGTGCTGGATAACATCGCGTTGAGCGTGGAGCCGGGGCAGATCGTTACCCTGATCGGCCCCAATGGCGCCGGCAAGACCACTCTGGTGCGCGCCGTGCTGGGCCTGCTCAAGCCTGACCGCGGCAGCGTATGGCGCAAGCCCAAACTGCGCGTGGGCTATATGCCGCAGAAGCTGCATGTGGACCCCACTCTTCCGCTTTCAGTCTTGCGCTTCCTGCGCCTGGTGCCTGGGGTCGACCGTGCGCGTGCGCAGGCGGCTCTCAAGGAAGTCGGCGCCGAACAGGTGATCGACAGCCCGGTGCAAAGCATTTCCGGCGGCGAAATGCAGCGCGTGCTGCTGGCCCGCGCCCTGTTGCGCGAACCGGAGCTGCTGGTGCTCGATGAACCCGTGCAAGGCGTCGACGTCGCCGGCCAAGCCGAGCTGTACAGCCTGATCACCCGTCTGCGCGACCGTCACGGTTGCGGTGTGTTGATGGTCTCCCACGACCTGCACCTGGTAATGAGCACCACCGACCAGGTGGTCTGCCTCAACCGTCACGTGTGCTGTTCCGGCCACCCGGAACAGGTCAGCGGCGACCCGGCGTTCGTCGAACTGTTCGGTAAGAACGCGCAAAGCCTGGCGATCTACCATCACCACCACGACCACGCCCATGATCTGCATGGCGCCGTGGTTGACGACCCCGCCGCCCCCCACCCTCATGTTCATGGAGATAGCTGCAAGCATGGCTGA